Proteins encoded by one window of Amaranthus tricolor cultivar Red isolate AtriRed21 chromosome 4, ASM2621246v1, whole genome shotgun sequence:
- the LOC130810261 gene encoding uncharacterized protein LOC130810261 has product MFMGSTGRLPEYNSLNDTLVLDDNLEADEDRETDDSSEIIYMASFDELARNCLQYETIIWLSISLLLVLAWGIGVIMLLYLPFKRYVLMKDISSRKLYVTPTEIVYKASRPSFLPFWKTVTMERHIPLSLVINVIIEQGCLQSVYSIQTFRVESIARGKAALVDELQVQGVSNPGHLRKVIIAEASKVFLNAEKTINHVSSSNERFASLRLSSKKWKLQAENSLHYAEFTEHRETASRELFLHKLDDLDKSVKEIESLIDKSQPPSKLAE; this is encoded by the exons ATGTTTATGGGGAGCACTGGTCGTCTTCCTGAATATAACTCGTTAAACGATACATTGGTTCTTGATGACAATTTAGAAGCAGATGAGGATAGAGAAACAGATGACTCTAGCGAGATTATATACATGGCCTCCTTTGATGAACTTGCTCGAAATTGCCTTCAGTATGAGACCATCATATGGCTGTCTATATCACTGCTGTTGGTTTTGGCTTGGGGAATTGGGGTTATTATGTTGCTATACCTACCCTTTAAACGATATGTGCTCATGAAGGATATTTCTTCTCGGAAGTTGTACGTCACACCGACTGAAATTGTCTACAAG GCATCTAGACCATCATTTTTACCCTTTTGGAAAACTGTGACGATGGAGAGACACATTCCTTTGTCCTTGGTAATTAATGTAATCATAGAGCAAG GTTGTTTACAGTCTGTATATAGCATACAAACTTTCAGAGTAGAAAGCATTGCGCGTGGTAAAGCTGCTCTGGTGGATGAATTGCAGGTTCAAGGAGTATCAAACCCAGGACATTTGAGGAAG GTCATTATTGCTGAAGCTTCAAAAGTTTTTCTAAATGCTGAAAAGACTATAAATCACGTGTCATCCTCGAATGAAAGATTTGCTTCTTTGAGACTATCATCCAAAAAGTGGAAG TTACAGGCTGAAAATTCTCTACATTATGCAGAATTTACAGAGCACAGAGAAACAGCCTCACGAGAGCTTTTCTTGCATAAACTTGATGATTTGGATAAATCTGTTAAG GAAATTGAGTCTCTCATTGATAAGTCCCAACCCCCATCAAAGTTAGCTGAATGA
- the LOC130810263 gene encoding uncharacterized protein LOC130810263 encodes MGSQILKIIAILYIATAFTEAHFFPIIPGGYGGGSSHASGSAQGQGSFGGSGHFHWGGGFQGSGYFQGQGKGQASVEGQGFGSSRGSGQFSGQGQFSGQGQFSGQGEAIGSGQGQAIGSGQGEVSGQGEFSGIGQTFGSSQGKASKEASKTSQGKVSKEASASSQAQAQTQDKAHAQAEGQAQSQTHASRSSQASGQGQFSSQGQFSGQGKTSGSSQGKASKEASDLSQDNTSNEASTSSQSQGQAQAQSSHSGQSSSQGQFSGQGKFSGQGQSSSQGQKSSSSQGNASKEASSSTQGKASKEASTSSHDQGQVIAQSQAETQVSHSSQASGQGQSSGQGKFSKSSSSSKDKSSKEASDSTQGKASKEASTTGQYQSQGKAQSQTKAQGQASHSSQAQGKAQSQTQSSHSSQSQAQASHSSQAHTSHSHSWKSSHSHSWESSHSSKSQSSTSHSSQGQASSEASNKASSQSVGNSSGKESEKSSTKTSAEKSSQASSSNASSGKSSGQTSGRSFASSSGEGSGSSSTNASKQFSGKTSSEATRQEVSNESGQGSDKTSSNKSSKSSGNVSGNASGESSGMSQIEKSSQTLGNESGNASGQSSGMTKTEKSSQTSGNASGNASGQSSGMTKTEKSSQSSGNASGNASGQSSGMTKTQKSSQSLGSASGNASGQSSGMTKTQKSSQSSGSASSKVSGKSSGTTEAQKSSQSSGSASSNASGQSFGTSKTQKSSQSSSSGDSSKQSSSQAYGKISGSASFEGSGSISSSSSAHASGHASAQASGSLTNKSSGQASGEKCSCLGSGSPRKLLINAQ; translated from the exons ATGGGGTCACAAATTCTCAAGATAATTGCTATTCTCTAT ATAGCAACAGCATTTACGGAAGCACATTTTTTTCCGATAATACCAGGTGGATATGGAg GTGGTTCCAGCCATGCATCAGGTTCGGCTCAAGGGCAAGGAAGTTTTGGAGGTTCCGGACACTTCCATTGGGGTGGAGGTTTTCAAGGATCGGGTTATTTCCAAGGCCAAGGCAAGGGTCAAGCCTCAGTTGAGGGTCAAGGATTTGGTTCAAGTAGAGGATCAGGTCAATTCTCAGGCCAAGGTCAATTCTCAGGTCAGGGCCAATTCTCAGGCCAAGGGGAAGCAATAGGCTCAGGCCAAGGGCAAGCAATAGGCTCAGGCCAAGGTGAAGTCTCAGGTCAAGGCGAATTCTCAGGCATAGGGCAAACTTTTGGTTCAAGCCAAGGCAAAGCTTCAAAAGAGGCATCGAAGACTAGCCAAGGCAAGGTATCAAAAGAGGCATCAGCTTCAAGCCAAGCTCAAGCTCAAACCCAAGATAAAGCCCATGCCCAAGCTGAAGGACAagcacaatcacaaacacatgCATCGCGTTCAAGCCAAGCATCCGGTCAAGGTCAATTCTCAAGCCAAGGTCAATTCTCAGGTCAAGGGAAAACATCTGGTTCAAGCCAAGGCAAGGCTTCAAAAGAGGCATCAGATTTAAGCCAAGACAATACATCAAATGAGGCATCAACTTCAAGCCAATCTCAAGGGCAAGCTCAAGCCCAATCATCACATTCAGGTCAATCGTCCAGTCAAGGTCAGTTCTCAGGCCAAGGTAAATTCTCAGGTCAAGGGCAATCCTCAAGCCAAGGGCAAAAATCTAGTTCAAGCCAAGGCAATGCCTCAAAAGAGGCATCAAGTTCAACTCAAGGTAAAGCATCAAAAGAGGCGTCTACTTCAAGTCATGACCAAGGCCAAGTCATAGCTCAATCCCAAGCTGAAACACAAGTATCACATTCAAGCCAAGCTTCCGGCCAAGGTCAGTCTTCAGGACAAGGCAAATTCTCAAAATCCTCTAGTTCAAGCAAAGACAAGTCTTCAAAAGAGGCATCAGATTCAACCCAAGGCAAGGCATCAAAAGAGGCATCAACTACAGGTCAATATCAATCCCAAGGTAAAGCTCAATCTCAAACTAAAGCACAAGGGCAAGCATCACATTCAAGCCAAGCCCAAGGTAAGGCTCAATCCCAAACCCAATCATCTCATTCAAGCCAATCACAAGCTCAAGCATCACATTCAAGCCAAGCCCACACATCACATTCACATTCTTGGAAATCATCACATTCACATTCTTGGGAAAGTTCACATTCAAGCAAATCACAATCATCAACGTCGCATTCAAGCCAAGGACAAGCATCAAGCGAAGCTTCAAATAAGGCATCGAGCCAATCTGTAGGAAATTCCTCAGGCAAAGAATCTGAGAAATCTTCTACAAAGACTTCAGCTGAAAAATCAAGCCAAGCTTCTAGTTCTAATGCTTCATCTGGAAAATCTTCGGGTCAAACATCTGGAAGGTCTTTTGCGAGTTCTTCAGGTGAAGGATCTGGTTCATCTTCTACCAATGCATCTAAACAATTTTCTGGAAAAACATCAAGCGAAGCTACAAGGCAAGAAGTAAGCAACGAATCTGGTCAAGGATCCGATAAAACTTCAAGTAATAAATCAAGTAAATCTTCAGGAAATGTATCAGGTAATGCATCTGGGGAATCTTCTGGAATGAGTCAAATTGAAAAGTCAAGCCAAACTTTAGGAAACGAATCAGGTAATGCATCTGGGCAATCTTCTGGAATGACTAAAACTGAAAAATCAAGCCAAACTTCAGGAAATGCATCAGGTAATGCATCTGGGCAGTCTTCTGGAATGACTAAAACTGAAAAATCAAGCCAATCTTCAGGAAATGCATCAGGTAATGCATCTGGGCAGTCTTCTGGAATGACTAAAACTCAAAAATCAAGCCAATCTTTAGGAAGTGCATCAGGTAATGCATCTGGGCAATCTTCTGGAATGACTAAAACTCAAAAATCAAGCCAATCTTCAGGAAGTGCATCAAGTAAAGTATCTGGGAAATCTTCTGGAACGACTGAAGCTCAAAAATCAAGCCAATCTTCAGGAAGTGCATCAAGTAATGCATCTGGGCAATCTTTTGGAACGAGTAAAACTCAAAAATCGAGCCAAAGTTCTTCTTCGGGTGATTCATCTAAGCAATCTTCAAGCCAAGCATACGGAAAAATTTCTGGAAGCGCTTCATTTGAAGGTTCAGGGTCAATTTCTAGTAGTTCATCCGCACATGCATCAGGCCATGCATCTGCTCAGGCATCAGGATCATTAACCAACAAAAGTTCAGGTCAAGCCTCTGGTGAAAAGTGTTCATGCTTAGGTTCAGGTTCTCCTAGAAAGCTCTTAATTAATGCtcaatag